In Kogia breviceps isolate mKogBre1 chromosome 7, mKogBre1 haplotype 1, whole genome shotgun sequence, a single window of DNA contains:
- the CREBZF gene encoding CREB/ATF bZIP transcription factor isoform X2 has product MRHSLTKLLAASGSDSPTRSESPAPVATCSLPPDLTRAAAEDEGTAAAGSPGRKEPRGDEGESDAGRGGRGVAAARAPSPEEMEEEAIASVPGEETEDMDFLSGLELADLLDPRQPDWHLEPGLNSPGPLSSSGGGSDSGGLWRGDDDDEAAAAEMQRFSDLLQRLLNGIGGCSSGSDSGGGEKRRRKSPGGGGGSSGSDSNQAATKSPRKAAAAAARLNRLKKKEYVMGLESRVRGLAAENQELRAENRELGKRVQALQEESRYLRAVLANETGLARLLSRLSGVGLRLTTSLFRDSPAGDHDYALPVGKQQQDLLEEDDSAGGVCLHVDKDKVSVEFCSACARKASSSLKM; this is encoded by the coding sequence ATGAGGCATAGCCTGACCAAACTGCTGGCGGCTTCGGGCAGCGACTCCCCAACCCGCAGCGAGAGCCCGGCGCCGGTCGCGACCTGCTCGCTGCCCCCGGACTTGACCCGGGCGGCAGCGGAGGACGAGGGGACGGCGGCGGCCGGGTCTCCCGGCCGCAAAGAGCCGCGCGGCGACGAGGGCGAGTCGGACGCCGGGAGGGGGGGCCGCGGCGTCGCGGCCGCGCGCGCGCCCTCGCccgaggagatggaggaggaggctaTTGCCAGCGTTCCCGGGGAGGAGACGGAGGACATGGACTTTCTGTCCGGCCTGGAACTGGCGGATCTGCTGGACCCCCGGCAACCAGACTGGCATCTGGAGCCCGGGCTCAACTCGCCCGGGCCTCTCTCCTCGTCCGGCGGAGGCTCGGATAGCGGCGGCCTGTGGAGAGGGGACGACGACGACGAGGCCGCGGCTGCCGAGATGCAGCGCTTTTCTGACCTGCTGCAGAGGCTGTTAAACGGCATCGGAGGCTGCAGCAGCGGCAGTGACAGTGGCGGCGGCGAAAAGAGGCGGAGAAAGTCCCCGGGAGgaggcggcggcagcagcggcagCGACAGCAACCAGGCGGCGACAAAGAGTCCCCGGAAGGCTGCGGCGGCTGCTGCCCGTCTCAATCGGCTGAAGAAGAAGGAGTACGTGATGGGGCTGGAGAGTCGAGTACGGGGTCTGGCAGCCGAGAACCAGGAGCTGCGGGCCGAGAATCGGGAGCTGGGCAAGCGCGTACAAGCACTGCAGGAGGAGAGTCGCTACCTACGGGCCGTCTTAGCCAACGAGACCGGACTGGCTCGCTTGCTGAGCCGGCTGAGCGGCGTGGGACTGCGGCTGACCACCTCGCTCTTCAGAGACTCGCCCGCCGGTGACCATGACTACGCTCTGCCCGTGGGAAAGCAGCAGCAGGACCTGCTGGAAGAGGACGACTCAGCCGGAGGAGTGTGTCTTCATGTGGACAAGGATAAGGTGTCGGTGGAGTTCTGCTCGGCGTGCGCCCGGAAGGCGTCGTCTTCTCTTAAAATGTAG
- the CREBZF gene encoding CREB/ATF bZIP transcription factor isoform X1, which yields MRHSLTKLLAASGSDSPTRSESPAPVATCSLPPDLTRAAAEDEGTAAAGSPGRKEPRGDEGESDAGRGGRGVAAARAPSPEEMEEEAIASVPGEETEDMDFLSGLELADLLDPRQPDWHLEPGLNSPGPLSSSGGGSDSGGLWRGDDDDEAAAAEMQRFSDLLQRLLNGIGGCSSGSDSGGGEKRRRKSPGGGGGSSGSDSNQAATKSPRKAAAAAARLNRLKKKEYVMGLESRVRGLAAENQELRAENRELGKRVQALQEESRYLRAVLANETGLARLLSRLSGVGLRLTTSLFRDSPAGDHDYALPVGKQQQDLLEEDDSAGGVCLHVDKDKVSVEFCSACARKASSSLKIFFFR from the exons ATGAGGCATAGCCTGACCAAACTGCTGGCGGCTTCGGGCAGCGACTCCCCAACCCGCAGCGAGAGCCCGGCGCCGGTCGCGACCTGCTCGCTGCCCCCGGACTTGACCCGGGCGGCAGCGGAGGACGAGGGGACGGCGGCGGCCGGGTCTCCCGGCCGCAAAGAGCCGCGCGGCGACGAGGGCGAGTCGGACGCCGGGAGGGGGGGCCGCGGCGTCGCGGCCGCGCGCGCGCCCTCGCccgaggagatggaggaggaggctaTTGCCAGCGTTCCCGGGGAGGAGACGGAGGACATGGACTTTCTGTCCGGCCTGGAACTGGCGGATCTGCTGGACCCCCGGCAACCAGACTGGCATCTGGAGCCCGGGCTCAACTCGCCCGGGCCTCTCTCCTCGTCCGGCGGAGGCTCGGATAGCGGCGGCCTGTGGAGAGGGGACGACGACGACGAGGCCGCGGCTGCCGAGATGCAGCGCTTTTCTGACCTGCTGCAGAGGCTGTTAAACGGCATCGGAGGCTGCAGCAGCGGCAGTGACAGTGGCGGCGGCGAAAAGAGGCGGAGAAAGTCCCCGGGAGgaggcggcggcagcagcggcagCGACAGCAACCAGGCGGCGACAAAGAGTCCCCGGAAGGCTGCGGCGGCTGCTGCCCGTCTCAATCGGCTGAAGAAGAAGGAGTACGTGATGGGGCTGGAGAGTCGAGTACGGGGTCTGGCAGCCGAGAACCAGGAGCTGCGGGCCGAGAATCGGGAGCTGGGCAAGCGCGTACAAGCACTGCAGGAGGAGAGTCGCTACCTACGGGCCGTCTTAGCCAACGAGACCGGACTGGCTCGCTTGCTGAGCCGGCTGAGCGGCGTGGGACTGCGGCTGACCACCTCGCTCTTCAGAGACTCGCCCGCCGGTGACCATGACTACGCTCTGCCCGTGGGAAAGCAGCAGCAGGACCTGCTGGAAGAGGACGACTCAGCCGGAGGAGTGTGTCTTCATGTGGACAAGGATAAGGTGTCGGTGGAGTTCTGCTCGGCGTGCGCCCGGAAGGCGTCGTCTTCTCTTAAAAT TTTCTTTTTTAGGTGA
- the TMEM126A gene encoding transmembrane protein 126A isoform X1, translating to MQAGGGSDCWQESVTYQHSGLKMENHKPDGTVKKNLIEIITRKINQLPEAERNLLENGSTYIGLNAALCGLIANSLFRRILHVTQARIAAGLPMAVIPFLTAHVSYKGFVSLPLNTGDLHCETCTITRGGLVGLVFGGLYPVFLAIPVNGGLAARYNSALLPEKGNILNYWIRISKPVFRKMLFPILLQTGFAAYLGSRQYKLLIKALQLPEPDLEIQ from the exons ATGCAGGCCGGAGGAGGCAGCGACTGCTGGCAGGAGAGCGTAACGTACCAGCATTCCGG GCTCAAGATGGAAAATCATAAACCAGATGGTACTGTCAAGAAGAACTTAATTGAAATCATAACCAGAAAAATTAACCAACTTCCAGAAGCAGAAAG GAATCTGCTTGAAAATGGATCAACATATATTGGACTTAATGCTGCCCTCTGTGGCCTAATAGCGAATAGTCTCTTTCGACGCATCCTACATGTGACACAGGCTCGCATAGCTGCTGGCTTACCAATGGCAGTGATCCCATTTTTGACAGCACATGTATCTTACAAAGGCTTTGTAAGTTTACCTTTGAATACAG GTGATTTACATTGTGAAACCTGTACCATAACACGAGGTGGACTGGTTGGTCTTGTTTTTGGTGGCCTGTACCCTGTTTTCTTGGCTATCCCTGTGAATGGTGGCCTAGCAGCCAG GTATAACTCAGCCCTGCTACCCGAGAAAGGAAACATCTTAAATTACTGGATTAGGATTTCTAAGCCTGTCTTTAGAAAGATGTTATTTCCCATTTTGCTCCAGACTGGGTTTGCAGCATACCTTGGGTCTAGACAATATAAACTACTTATAAAGGCTCTTCAGTTACCTGAACCTGACCTAGAAATTCAGTGA
- the TMEM126A gene encoding transmembrane protein 126A isoform X2, whose protein sequence is MENHKPDGTVKKNLIEIITRKINQLPEAERNLLENGSTYIGLNAALCGLIANSLFRRILHVTQARIAAGLPMAVIPFLTAHVSYKGFVSLPLNTGDLHCETCTITRGGLVGLVFGGLYPVFLAIPVNGGLAARYNSALLPEKGNILNYWIRISKPVFRKMLFPILLQTGFAAYLGSRQYKLLIKALQLPEPDLEIQ, encoded by the exons ATGGAAAATCATAAACCAGATGGTACTGTCAAGAAGAACTTAATTGAAATCATAACCAGAAAAATTAACCAACTTCCAGAAGCAGAAAG GAATCTGCTTGAAAATGGATCAACATATATTGGACTTAATGCTGCCCTCTGTGGCCTAATAGCGAATAGTCTCTTTCGACGCATCCTACATGTGACACAGGCTCGCATAGCTGCTGGCTTACCAATGGCAGTGATCCCATTTTTGACAGCACATGTATCTTACAAAGGCTTTGTAAGTTTACCTTTGAATACAG GTGATTTACATTGTGAAACCTGTACCATAACACGAGGTGGACTGGTTGGTCTTGTTTTTGGTGGCCTGTACCCTGTTTTCTTGGCTATCCCTGTGAATGGTGGCCTAGCAGCCAG GTATAACTCAGCCCTGCTACCCGAGAAAGGAAACATCTTAAATTACTGGATTAGGATTTCTAAGCCTGTCTTTAGAAAGATGTTATTTCCCATTTTGCTCCAGACTGGGTTTGCAGCATACCTTGGGTCTAGACAATATAAACTACTTATAAAGGCTCTTCAGTTACCTGAACCTGACCTAGAAATTCAGTGA